A stretch of the Actinomycetota bacterium genome encodes the following:
- a CDS encoding AIR carboxylase family protein: MTEPTPQVGVLAASPAELGVLQQAGAILEKFDIPHEIRVMSSSRNPDLVDEYARTAFERGMQVIICTTGISGHLAAAIAARTVLPVIGVPIVSPPQMDGREALAITAQMPSGVPVATVGVDAGVNAAVLAVQIIAVGDPDVQQRMWKFKDDLAEGLRL, encoded by the coding sequence GTGACCGAGCCGACGCCGCAGGTGGGGGTGCTCGCCGCGTCGCCCGCAGAGCTGGGGGTGCTCCAGCAGGCGGGCGCGATCCTCGAGAAGTTCGACATCCCCCACGAGATCCGCGTGATGTCCTCGTCGCGGAACCCCGACCTTGTCGACGAATACGCGCGCACGGCGTTCGAGCGCGGCATGCAGGTGATCATCTGTACGACCGGCATCTCCGGGCACCTGGCGGCCGCGATCGCCGCGCGCACAGTGCTCCCCGTGATCGGTGTTCCGATCGTCTCGCCCCCGCAGATGGACGGCCGCGAGGCGCTCGCGATCACCGCGCAGATGCCCTCGGGTGTTCCGGTCGCGACGGTCGGCGTCGATGCGGGCGTGAACGCGGCCGTGCTCGCCGTGCAGATCATCGCGGTCGGTGATCCGGACGTGCAGCAGCGGATGTGGAAGTTCAAGGACGACCTTGCGGAGGGCCTGCGGCTGTGA
- the purB gene encoding adenylosuccinate lyase, with product MIPRYSQPEMAEVWTDASRMERWLEIEICAVEARAALGDVPASDAVAIREHASVDVHRALELERITRHDVAAFVQAVGETSPEAARWLHFGMTSSDVLDTGFALQLRDAADILLRRLERLLGVTTRLALEHRTTVMAGRSHGIHAEPTSFGHKVAIWAFELARDRERIRRGREIVSVGKLSGAVGSYSQLDSRVEELVMGRLGLRAAEASNQIVQRDRHAEYLGALAITASTLDKIATEIRHLARTEVREVAEPFAEGQKGSSAMPHKRNPVASERISGLARVIRANQHAALENVALWHERDISHSSAERVIFPDSTGLLDFMLLEMTKVLEGLRIHPERMRENLASDGGLAFSQSVLLALVDAGLPRDDAYRIVQTAAATAWDEGGDFRADLGSNPEVARLLSPEELNALFDPARFLRNLDVVFDRLQRLPVEAGTED from the coding sequence GTGATCCCGCGTTACTCCCAGCCGGAGATGGCCGAGGTCTGGACCGACGCCTCCCGGATGGAGCGCTGGCTCGAGATCGAGATCTGCGCCGTGGAGGCCCGTGCCGCGCTCGGCGACGTGCCCGCCTCCGACGCGGTGGCGATCCGCGAACACGCCTCGGTCGACGTGCACCGGGCCCTCGAGCTCGAGCGCATCACCCGCCACGACGTCGCCGCTTTCGTCCAGGCGGTCGGGGAGACGAGCCCCGAGGCGGCGCGCTGGCTGCACTTCGGGATGACCTCCTCGGACGTGCTCGACACGGGGTTCGCGCTGCAGCTGCGCGACGCGGCCGACATCCTGCTGCGGCGCCTCGAGCGGCTGCTCGGCGTGACGACGCGGCTTGCGCTGGAGCACCGCACGACCGTGATGGCCGGGCGCAGCCACGGGATCCACGCCGAGCCGACGAGCTTCGGGCACAAGGTCGCGATCTGGGCCTTCGAGCTTGCCCGCGATCGCGAACGGATCCGGCGGGGGCGAGAGATCGTGAGCGTCGGCAAGCTCTCGGGAGCCGTCGGCTCCTACTCCCAACTCGACTCCCGTGTCGAGGAGCTGGTCATGGGACGCCTCGGGCTGCGCGCCGCCGAGGCGTCGAACCAGATCGTGCAGCGTGACCGGCACGCCGAATACCTCGGAGCATTGGCGATCACCGCCTCGACGCTCGACAAGATCGCGACCGAGATCCGCCACCTCGCGCGGACCGAGGTCCGCGAGGTGGCGGAGCCGTTCGCCGAAGGGCAGAAGGGCTCGTCGGCGATGCCGCACAAGCGGAACCCGGTCGCCAGCGAGCGCATCAGCGGACTCGCGCGCGTGATCCGCGCGAACCAGCACGCCGCGCTGGAGAATGTCGCGTTGTGGCACGAACGCGACATCTCCCATTCGTCGGCCGAGCGCGTGATCTTCCCGGACTCGACGGGCCTGCTCGACTTCATGCTCCTCGAGATGACGAAGGTGCTCGAGGGACTCCGGATCCATCCGGAGCGCATGCGGGAGAACCTCGCGTCCGACGGTGGGCTCGCGTTCAGCCAGAGCGTGCTGCTCGCGCTCGTCGACGCGGGCCTGCCGCGTGACGATGCGTACCGGATCGTGCAGACCGCGGCGGCCACGGCGTGGGACGAGGGGGGAGACTTCCGCGCGGACCTCGGATCGAACCCGGAGGTCGCGCGGCTGCTGTCGCCCGAGGAGCTGAACGCGCTGTTCGACCCGGCGCGGTTCCTGCGCAACCTCGATGTCGTCTTCGACCGCCTCCAGCGGTTGCCGGTCGAGGCGGGGACGGAGGACTGA
- a CDS encoding phosphoribosylaminoimidazolesuccinocarboxamide synthase: MATAGDLLARGKVRDIYDAGDDRLLLVASDRLSAFDVILPNPIPDKGRVLTGLALFWFERTADLVANHVLTAERWRFPEPFAHDTDLSGRATLVLRADVIPVECVARGYLSGSGWIQYRASGEVCGVSLPNGLAESERLPEPIFTPTTKAEEGHDLPITLEQTEELVGRGLARKLQEVTLTLYERLAALASERGVILADTKFEFGFRNGELILVDEIGTPDSSRFWPADAYRPGGPQPSFDKQYVRDWLDASGWDHEPPPPELPPEVVEQTAARYREAYERLTGERFDHYRHRMGVIDEAQWDAKNTGRAQEGP; the protein is encoded by the coding sequence GTGGCGACCGCGGGCGACCTGCTCGCGCGGGGGAAGGTCCGCGACATCTACGACGCGGGAGACGATCGCCTGCTGCTGGTCGCCAGCGATCGGCTCAGCGCGTTCGACGTGATCCTGCCCAACCCGATCCCGGACAAGGGGCGGGTGCTCACCGGGCTCGCGCTGTTCTGGTTCGAACGCACGGCCGACCTCGTCGCCAACCATGTGCTCACGGCCGAACGCTGGCGCTTCCCCGAACCGTTCGCGCACGACACGGACCTATCGGGGCGTGCCACGCTCGTCCTACGCGCCGACGTGATCCCGGTCGAATGCGTCGCACGCGGCTACCTGTCCGGATCGGGATGGATCCAGTACCGCGCGTCCGGCGAGGTCTGCGGCGTCTCGCTGCCGAACGGACTCGCGGAGTCCGAACGGCTGCCCGAGCCGATCTTCACGCCGACCACGAAGGCCGAGGAGGGTCACGACCTTCCGATCACCCTCGAGCAGACCGAGGAGCTGGTCGGACGCGGGCTGGCGCGCAAGCTCCAGGAGGTCACCCTGACCCTCTACGAGCGGCTCGCGGCGCTGGCGTCCGAACGCGGCGTCATCCTGGCCGACACGAAGTTCGAGTTCGGCTTCCGCAACGGCGAGCTGATCCTCGTCGACGAGATCGGAACGCCGGACTCCTCGCGCTTCTGGCCGGCCGACGCGTACCGCCCCGGCGGACCGCAGCCGAGCTTCGACAAGCAGTACGTCCGCGACTGGCTCGACGCGAGCGGATGGGACCACGAACCGCCGCCGCCCGAGCTTCCTCCCGAGGTCGTCGAGCAGACTGCGGCTCGGTACCGTGAAGCCTATGAGCGGCTCACCGGTGAACGGTTCGATCACTACCGCCACCGGATGGGCGTGATCGACGAGGCGCAGTGGGACGCGAAGAACACCGGTCGAGCGCAGGAGGGTCCATGA
- the purS gene encoding phosphoribosylformylglycinamidine synthase subunit PurS: protein MRYGFEVLVSLKPGLLDPQGKAVEGSLPALGWTNVAGVRVGKHIALTVEAADAASARAQVEQMAERLLSNPVIEDFQILAAEELVE from the coding sequence ATGAGGTACGGCTTCGAGGTCCTGGTGTCGCTGAAGCCGGGACTGCTCGACCCGCAGGGCAAGGCCGTCGAGGGATCGCTGCCCGCGTTGGGGTGGACGAACGTGGCGGGGGTGCGTGTCGGCAAGCACATCGCGCTCACCGTCGAAGCCGCCGATGCGGCATCCGCGCGCGCGCAGGTCGAACAGATGGCCGAGCGGCTGCTGTCGAACCCGGTGATCGAGGATTTCCAGATCCTCGCGGCGGAGGAGCTCGTCGAGTGA
- the purQ gene encoding phosphoribosylformylglycinamidine synthase subunit PurQ, translating into MSSRIGVVTFPGSLDDRDALRAVTTMGGDAVPLWHGAHDLRGVDAVILPGGFSYGDYLRTGALARFADVMDEVRDFARGGGPVLGICNGFQILCEAGLLPGALSRNASLRFLCRTVPLRVETSATPVTGRLVPGEVVEIPIKHGEGRYVADGDLLARLEDEGQVVFRYAHADGTVDERANPNGSAASIAGVRNDAGNVVGLMPHPEHAVDPDVGPVGGQPLFASLLEHVGARV; encoded by the coding sequence GTGAGCTCCCGGATCGGCGTCGTCACCTTCCCGGGCTCGCTCGATGATCGCGACGCGCTGCGCGCGGTCACCACGATGGGGGGAGACGCGGTTCCGCTGTGGCACGGCGCGCACGACCTTCGGGGGGTCGACGCCGTGATCCTCCCGGGAGGCTTCAGCTACGGTGACTACCTGCGCACGGGAGCGCTCGCGCGCTTCGCCGACGTGATGGACGAGGTCCGCGACTTCGCTCGCGGGGGCGGTCCCGTGCTGGGGATCTGCAACGGGTTCCAGATCCTGTGCGAGGCCGGGTTGCTACCCGGCGCCCTGTCCCGGAACGCGTCGTTGCGGTTCCTGTGCCGCACCGTTCCGCTGCGGGTAGAGACGTCCGCGACCCCGGTCACCGGCCGGCTCGTGCCGGGCGAGGTGGTCGAGATCCCGATCAAGCACGGGGAGGGACGGTACGTCGCGGACGGCGACCTGCTCGCGCGGCTCGAGGACGAGGGACAGGTCGTGTTCCGGTACGCGCACGCCGACGGCACGGTGGACGAGCGCGCCAACCCGAACGGGAGCGCCGCCTCGATCGCCGGTGTTCGCAACGACGCCGGCAACGTCGTCGGCTTGATGCCCCACCCCGAGCACGCCGTCGACCCCGACGTCGGGCCGGTGGGAGGCCAGCCCCTGTTCGCCTCCCTGCTCGAGCACGTCGGCGCGAGGGTCTGA
- the purL gene encoding phosphoribosylformylglycinamidine synthase subunit PurL produces MGADGREPLFRSLGLTDEEYGEIRETLGREPERAELAMYAAMWSEHCSYKSSKVHLRTLPTEGDAVLVGPGQDAGAVDIGDGQAVVFKIESHSHPSAIEPYQGAATGVGGIVRDIISMGARPVALMDPLRFGPLEDPRNRWLVAGVVAGIGGYGNCIGVPTVGGEIAFAQPHTKNPTVNVLCAGIAPADRLVTSAMQVHEGSLMVLFGAATGRDGIGGVSVLASATLEEGAEGARPRVQIGDPFAEKLLIEASLELVERGLLEGLQDLGGAGLTCAVSESAARAGLGAELDLDAVPLREAGMEDFEILTSESQERMLAIVAPERLDEVRTVCEKWGLNGVVVARTVAGGELTARFGGEVVARVPARSLTDDAPEYERRKSAPADLGERHEDDPTFATVTVKAEEAFFTILGAPNIASKRWAFEQYDSLVQGNTIAGPGGDAALIRVPGTLKALALSTDGKGRFGQLDPYLGAAHSVAEAARNVACAGARPLAITNCLNFGNPERPEVMWQFAESIRGIADACRAFDTPVTGGNVSFYNESGDSTIWPTPVIGMLGLLEDHRLRVRTGFRGPGTFVYLLGETLPELGGSEFAEAVLGRRSGRPPALDFARERSLHDLLIRAAAGDLLVSAHDCGDGGLAVALAESAIAGDAGFAVTLPDDVPWYVSLFSESASRAVVSVDEAKAGVFETLSSEVGVPALRIGETGGPRISIDQILETTVEAARDAHISTLPDLLGA; encoded by the coding sequence GTGGGGGCCGACGGCCGCGAGCCGCTGTTCCGCAGCCTCGGTCTCACCGACGAGGAGTACGGAGAGATCCGCGAGACGCTCGGGCGGGAGCCCGAGCGCGCCGAGCTGGCGATGTACGCGGCGATGTGGTCCGAGCACTGCTCCTACAAGTCCAGCAAGGTCCATCTGCGCACCCTGCCCACCGAAGGAGACGCGGTGCTGGTCGGTCCCGGACAGGACGCGGGCGCCGTGGACATCGGCGACGGGCAGGCCGTCGTGTTCAAGATCGAGAGCCACTCGCACCCGAGCGCGATCGAGCCCTACCAGGGCGCGGCGACCGGTGTGGGTGGCATCGTGCGCGACATCATCTCGATGGGCGCCCGGCCGGTCGCCTTGATGGATCCGCTCCGGTTCGGTCCGCTCGAGGATCCACGCAACCGCTGGCTGGTCGCGGGTGTCGTCGCGGGCATCGGCGGCTACGGCAACTGCATCGGCGTGCCGACGGTCGGCGGCGAGATCGCCTTCGCGCAGCCGCACACGAAGAACCCGACCGTCAACGTGCTCTGCGCGGGGATCGCCCCGGCCGATCGCCTCGTGACCTCCGCGATGCAGGTGCACGAGGGATCGCTCATGGTCCTGTTCGGGGCGGCGACCGGCCGCGACGGGATCGGTGGGGTATCGGTCCTGGCCAGCGCCACCCTCGAGGAAGGCGCCGAGGGTGCGCGCCCGAGGGTGCAGATCGGGGACCCGTTCGCCGAGAAGCTGTTGATCGAAGCCTCGCTCGAGCTCGTGGAGCGCGGCCTGCTCGAGGGACTCCAGGATCTCGGTGGCGCCGGGCTCACCTGTGCGGTCAGCGAGTCGGCGGCGCGCGCCGGCCTCGGCGCCGAGCTCGACCTGGACGCGGTGCCGCTGCGTGAGGCCGGCATGGAGGACTTCGAGATCCTCACGAGCGAGTCGCAGGAGCGGATGCTCGCGATCGTCGCGCCCGAGCGACTCGACGAGGTCCGGACCGTCTGCGAGAAGTGGGGCCTGAACGGCGTCGTCGTCGCGCGAACGGTCGCGGGCGGTGAGCTGACGGCGCGGTTCGGGGGCGAGGTCGTAGCGAGGGTGCCCGCGCGATCGCTGACCGACGACGCGCCCGAGTACGAACGGCGAAAGTCCGCGCCGGCCGATCTCGGGGAGCGACACGAGGACGACCCGACCTTCGCGACCGTTACCGTCAAGGCGGAGGAGGCGTTCTTCACGATCCTCGGCGCTCCGAACATCGCGAGCAAGCGCTGGGCCTTCGAGCAGTACGACTCGCTCGTGCAGGGCAACACGATCGCGGGACCGGGTGGTGACGCGGCGTTGATCCGCGTGCCGGGAACCCTCAAGGCGCTCGCACTCTCGACGGACGGGAAGGGGCGGTTCGGCCAGCTCGACCCCTACCTGGGTGCCGCGCACTCGGTCGCCGAGGCCGCGCGGAACGTCGCCTGCGCCGGAGCGCGCCCGCTCGCGATCACGAACTGCCTCAACTTCGGCAACCCGGAGCGCCCGGAGGTGATGTGGCAGTTCGCGGAGTCGATCCGCGGGATCGCCGACGCGTGCCGCGCGTTCGACACGCCGGTGACCGGCGGGAACGTGAGCTTCTACAACGAGTCGGGCGACTCGACGATCTGGCCGACCCCGGTGATCGGGATGCTCGGGCTGCTCGAGGATCACCGCCTGCGCGTGCGGACGGGGTTCCGCGGGCCGGGCACGTTCGTCTACCTGTTGGGCGAGACCCTCCCCGAGCTCGGGGGGTCCGAGTTCGCCGAGGCCGTCCTCGGACGCCGGTCGGGGCGCCCCCCGGCGCTCGACTTCGCGCGGGAGCGCTCCCTCCACGATCTGCTGATCCGGGCCGCCGCCGGTGACCTGCTCGTGTCGGCGCACGACTGCGGTGACGGCGGGCTCGCGGTCGCGCTCGCCGAGTCGGCGATCGCGGGGGACGCGGGGTTCGCGGTGACACTGCCCGACGACGTTCCGTGGTACGTGTCGCTGTTCTCCGAGAGCGCGTCCCGCGCGGTCGTCTCGGTCGACGAGGCCAAGGCGGGGGTCTTCGAGACGCTCTCCTCCGAGGTGGGCGTTCCGGCGTTGCGGATCGGAGAGACCGGTGGACCGAGGATCTCGATCGATCAGATCCTCGAGACCACCGTCGAAGCGGCCCGGGACGCGCACATCTCCACGTTGCCGGACCTGCTCGGCGCCTGA
- a CDS encoding RNA polymerase sigma factor, with protein sequence MSGRVAVPPFTELVEEHRAMVHRFLTVAVGPLEADDCFQETFLAALRAYPRLEHADALDRWLLRIATRKALDHHRGRRRRPEPSETVDAADAALAGRPESGASASPDLGDPLWSAVASLPPRQRAAVVHRYVLDLPYAEIGRLMESSTEAARANVAAAMRTLRSEVSR encoded by the coding sequence ATGAGCGGCCGGGTAGCCGTTCCACCGTTCACCGAGCTCGTGGAGGAGCACCGGGCGATGGTGCACCGGTTCCTGACGGTCGCGGTCGGCCCGCTCGAGGCCGACGACTGCTTCCAGGAGACCTTCCTCGCCGCGCTCCGCGCCTACCCACGGCTGGAGCACGCCGACGCGCTCGATCGATGGCTGCTGCGGATCGCGACGCGCAAGGCGCTCGATCACCACCGCGGACGACGGCGTCGTCCGGAGCCGTCCGAGACCGTCGATGCCGCCGATGCCGCGCTCGCCGGCCGGCCGGAGAGCGGTGCGTCGGCCTCGCCCGATCTCGGCGACCCCCTCTGGTCCGCGGTCGCGAGCCTGCCGCCTCGCCAGCGCGCCGCGGTGGTGCATCGCTACGTGCTCGATCTGCCGTACGCGGAGATCGGACGTCTGATGGAAAGCTCGACCGAAGCGGCCCGCGCGAACGTCGCGGCTGCGATGCGAACCCTGCGATCGGAGGTATCCCGATGA
- a CDS encoding methylated-DNA--[protein]-cysteine S-methyltransferase translates to MNGATEPRGRDLRRLAAGADARSAELTDALADAADERGLVDVGIGWVDSPLGRLAVAVTRRGVLEIVFPDRDRDDWLSSLARDVSPRILESPTRAEPVRRQLDEYFAQRRTRFDLPVDRRLIRGFQAATLRALERVPYGSTSTYGDLARRAGSPKASRAIGSALGRNPIPIVIPCHRVVRTGGALGGYAGGLDRKRFLLELEGSLKS, encoded by the coding sequence ATGAACGGAGCGACCGAACCCCGCGGACGCGACCTGCGTCGCCTGGCTGCCGGCGCGGATGCGCGCTCGGCCGAGCTCACCGACGCTCTCGCCGACGCGGCCGACGAGCGAGGTCTGGTCGACGTCGGCATCGGCTGGGTGGACTCTCCCCTCGGGCGGCTGGCCGTCGCCGTCACGCGTCGCGGCGTGCTGGAGATCGTCTTCCCCGACCGGGATCGCGACGACTGGCTGAGCTCGCTCGCGCGCGACGTGTCGCCGCGGATCCTCGAGTCGCCCACACGGGCCGAGCCCGTCCGACGCCAGCTCGACGAGTACTTCGCGCAGCGGCGAACGCGCTTCGACCTGCCGGTCGACCGCCGCTTGATCCGCGGATTCCAGGCGGCGACGCTGCGAGCGCTCGAGCGCGTTCCCTACGGCTCGACCTCGACTTACGGCGATCTGGCGCGCCGGGCGGGCAGTCCGAAGGCATCGCGTGCGATCGGGAGTGCGCTCGGGAGGAACCCGATCCCGATCGTGATCCCGTGCCATCGGGTGGTGCGCACGGGGGGTGCGCTCGGCGGATACGCCGGGGGCTTGGACCGCAAGCGGTTCCTGTTGGAGCTGGAGGGGTCGCTCAAGTCCTAG
- a CDS encoding PAS domain-containing protein, giving the protein MDPQTAQQSPPEAGAAAAPRLDVERELRRREAILHAVSVAAERFLAAESWTEVIDEILGQLGTAAEVSRVYVFENRRTDDQRVVSDQRAEWVAPGVSVQLGNPVLQGFDYGADGYGEWAARMSQGEAVQGHLDEVGPRQRELFAEQDILSLLMVPVSTDAGWWGFLGFDDCVEGRRFPAVEVEALRAAASILGAALHRERAQRELSEAEARYRTLVEQIPAAIHISRLDVNASTIYISPQIEQLFGYTPQEWIANPRLWSELLHEDDRESVLAANEGFVRTGEPFRMTYRMHARDGRTLWIRDEAVMIRDADGAPVSMQGLLMDVSETRKVEEDLQHSLALLEHGDAERRELLAHLVSAQEQERVRIASDIHDDPLQKLTAVGMRLGGLRRELGESAPEMVLQLERTISGAIASLRNLLFEVRPPSLDREGIAIALAQYLREGATPEAELTWELDDRLTVEPPPEVRAICYRICQEAITNVRKHARATHLKVELGDDGDSFRVRIHDDGIGIRTDDPGTGIGHLGIPSMRERAGLAGGRLDIRARPGGGTTVEVVIPIAGPSAAGSVGATTP; this is encoded by the coding sequence GTGGATCCTCAGACTGCTCAGCAGAGCCCGCCAGAGGCGGGCGCGGCAGCCGCGCCGCGTCTGGACGTCGAGCGTGAGCTCCGTCGACGCGAAGCGATCCTGCACGCGGTGTCCGTCGCGGCGGAGCGGTTCCTCGCGGCGGAGTCCTGGACCGAGGTGATCGACGAGATCCTCGGGCAGCTCGGCACCGCCGCCGAGGTCAGCCGGGTCTACGTCTTCGAGAATCGGCGGACCGACGACCAGCGGGTGGTCTCCGACCAGCGCGCCGAGTGGGTCGCCCCCGGAGTCTCGGTACAGCTCGGGAACCCGGTCCTGCAGGGATTCGACTACGGCGCCGACGGCTACGGCGAGTGGGCTGCTCGGATGTCCCAGGGAGAGGCGGTGCAGGGCCACCTCGACGAGGTCGGTCCTCGCCAACGCGAGCTGTTCGCCGAACAGGACATCCTCTCGTTGCTGATGGTCCCGGTGTCGACCGACGCCGGTTGGTGGGGGTTCCTGGGTTTCGACGACTGTGTGGAGGGTCGCCGATTCCCCGCCGTCGAGGTCGAGGCCCTGCGTGCTGCTGCGAGCATCCTCGGGGCGGCGCTGCACCGGGAGAGGGCGCAGCGGGAGCTGTCCGAGGCCGAGGCCCGCTATCGCACCCTCGTCGAGCAGATCCCCGCCGCGATCCACATCTCTCGTCTCGACGTGAACGCCTCGACGATCTACATCAGCCCCCAGATCGAGCAGCTCTTCGGGTACACCCCCCAGGAATGGATCGCGAACCCGCGGCTGTGGTCCGAGCTGCTCCACGAGGACGATCGGGAGAGCGTCCTGGCCGCGAACGAGGGGTTCGTGCGGACCGGCGAGCCGTTCCGCATGACGTACCGGATGCACGCGCGCGACGGTCGGACGCTGTGGATCCGCGACGAGGCGGTGATGATCCGCGACGCCGACGGAGCGCCGGTCTCGATGCAGGGTCTGCTGATGGACGTGTCCGAAACCCGCAAGGTGGAGGAGGACCTTCAGCACAGTCTTGCCCTGCTCGAGCACGGAGACGCCGAGCGACGTGAGCTGCTGGCGCACCTGGTCAGCGCTCAGGAGCAGGAACGCGTCCGGATCGCCTCGGACATCCACGACGATCCGCTCCAGAAGCTCACCGCGGTCGGCATGCGCCTCGGCGGGCTGCGCCGAGAGCTCGGGGAGTCCGCGCCCGAAATGGTCCTGCAGCTCGAACGGACGATCTCGGGGGCGATCGCGAGCCTGCGCAACCTGTTGTTCGAGGTCCGCCCGCCCTCGCTCGACCGGGAGGGGATCGCGATCGCCCTCGCGCAGTACCTGCGGGAAGGAGCGACCCCCGAGGCGGAGCTGACGTGGGAGCTGGATGACCGGCTCACGGTCGAGCCTCCGCCGGAGGTCCGTGCGATCTGCTACCGGATCTGCCAGGAGGCGATCACCAACGTCCGTAAGCACGCGCGGGCCACCCATCTGAAGGTGGAGCTCGGCGATGACGGGGACTCGTTCCGCGTGCGGATCCACGACGATGGCATCGGGATCCGAACCGACGACCCGGGCACGGGGATCGGTCACCTCGGGATCCCCTCGATGCGCGAGCGAGCGGGCCTGGCGGGCGGCCGCCTGGACATCCGTGCGCGTCCCGGCGGCGGGACGACCGTCGAGGTCGTCATCCCGATCGCGGGTCCGTCCGCGGCCGGATCGGTCGGAGCCACCACGCCGTAG
- the purF gene encoding amidophosphoribosyltransferase, whose translation MLASEVVGAESPKEECGLFGVWAPGEDVARLAYFGLFAQQHRGQESAGIAVSDGHNILVYKELGLVSQVFNEATLSTLQGDLGIGHTRYSTTGSTTWENAQPAFKTDGTHTLALGHNGNLVNTAELAERVGSKGRASTDSDLVATLLARRMNGGGLGDAAMDVLPTLQGAFSFVLMDERSIYAARDPWGVRPLSIGRLASGFCVASETCALDIVGATLVRDVEPGELIRIDDRGIHSERFAASPRKALCIFEYVYLARPDSRIGDTLVLEARREMGRRLAVEAPAEADLVIPVPDTGHAAAQGFAEVSGLPYGEGLMKNRYVGRTFIQPSQSLRERGVKLKLNVMPDAVRGKRLVVVDDSIVRGTTTRQIVQALREAGATEVHTRITCPPIKWPCFYGIDFSTRQELVASDLDVDEIRSFVGADTLGYLSLDGMVEATGGRKEDFCRACFDGEYAIPIPEGAGKFLLEEQLSLPSQPEPADAGVE comes from the coding sequence GTGCTAGCATCGGAGGTCGTGGGAGCGGAGAGTCCCAAAGAGGAGTGCGGCCTGTTCGGGGTGTGGGCCCCGGGTGAGGACGTGGCTCGCCTGGCCTACTTCGGACTCTTCGCCCAGCAGCATCGCGGCCAGGAGAGCGCCGGGATCGCGGTCTCCGACGGCCACAACATCCTCGTCTACAAGGAGCTCGGTCTCGTCTCGCAGGTGTTCAACGAGGCGACGCTGTCCACCCTCCAGGGCGACCTCGGGATCGGTCACACGCGGTACTCCACCACGGGATCGACGACGTGGGAGAACGCCCAGCCCGCGTTCAAGACCGATGGAACGCACACACTCGCACTCGGCCACAACGGCAACCTCGTGAACACCGCCGAGCTCGCCGAGCGCGTCGGCTCGAAGGGTCGGGCGAGCACCGACTCCGACCTCGTAGCGACGCTGCTCGCTCGCCGGATGAACGGCGGCGGGCTGGGCGACGCCGCGATGGATGTGCTGCCGACGCTCCAGGGGGCGTTCTCGTTCGTGCTGATGGACGAGCGGAGCATCTACGCGGCGCGGGATCCCTGGGGTGTGCGTCCGCTGTCGATCGGCCGTCTGGCGAGCGGGTTCTGCGTCGCGTCGGAGACCTGCGCGCTCGACATCGTCGGGGCGACCCTCGTCCGCGACGTCGAGCCCGGAGAGCTGATCCGGATCGACGACCGGGGGATCCACTCCGAGCGGTTCGCGGCGTCGCCGCGCAAGGCGCTGTGCATCTTCGAGTACGTCTACCTCGCACGGCCCGACTCGCGGATCGGCGACACGCTCGTGCTCGAGGCGCGGCGCGAGATGGGCCGCCGCCTGGCGGTGGAGGCGCCTGCCGAGGCCGACCTCGTGATCCCGGTGCCCGACACGGGGCATGCCGCCGCGCAGGGCTTCGCCGAGGTCTCGGGACTTCCCTACGGCGAGGGCCTGATGAAGAACCGCTACGTGGGGCGCACCTTCATCCAGCCCTCCCAGTCGCTGCGCGAGCGCGGGGTGAAACTCAAGCTCAACGTGATGCCCGACGCGGTGCGGGGCAAGCGGCTCGTCGTCGTGGACGACTCGATCGTTCGCGGGACCACGACGCGGCAGATCGTCCAGGCGTTGCGCGAGGCCGGCGCCACGGAGGTCCACACCCGCATCACCTGCCCGCCGATCAAGTGGCCGTGCTTCTACGGGATCGACTTCTCCACGCGTCAGGAGCTCGTCGCGTCGGACCTCGACGTCGACGAGATCCGCTCGTTCGTCGGGGCCGACACCCTCGGGTATCTCTCTCTGGACGGGATGGTCGAGGCGACCGGCGGCCGCAAGGAGGACTTCTGCCGGGCGTGCTTCGACGGCGAGTACGCGATCCCGATCCCGGAAGGGGCGGGGAAGTTCCTGCTCGAGGAGCAGCTCTCGCTGCCGTCGCAGCCCGAGCCGGCCGACGCCGGCGTCGAGTGA